In Spirochaeta thermophila DSM 6578, the DNA window GGGTGCCGGAGACCGCCGCAGGGGTGAGTTCCTTCATGGTCACCTCCCGGTCGTTGGGCACGAGTTTCGTCCACTCGCTCGATGAGGCGATGATCTCCTCGGCATCCTTGAGGGAGATACGCTTTTTGAGCTTTATGGTGAGGGCCTGACTGTGGCTCCGCATGGCCCCGATCCGCACGCAGATGCCGTCCACCGGCACAGGGTTACCCTGTCTCCCCAGGATCTTGTTCGTCTCGGCAAAGCCCTTCCACTCTTCCCTCGTCTGCCCCTCTTCCACAGGTCGATCGATCCAGGGAATGAGGCTCCCTGCGAGCGGCACACCGAACTCCCGAACCGGGAACTCTGCGCTCCTCATCACCTCCGTGACCCTGCGATCGATCTCCAGTATGCTGGAGGCGGGATCCTCGAGGAGATCGTGGGCCGCATCACCCAGCTCCTTCATCTGAGCGAGGAGCTCGCGCATGTGGCGGGCCCCCGCCCCTGAGGCGGCCTGGTAGGTCATGGAGGAGAGCCACTCCACCAGATCCTCTCGGAAAAGCCCGCCTATCGCCATGAGCATGAGGCTCACCGTGCAGTTGCCGCCGATGTAGTTCTTGATCCCCCTGGAGAGGGCCTCGTCGATGACGTGACGATTCACCGGATCGAGCACGATGACCGCATCCTGTTCCATACGGAGGGTGGATGCTGCGTCGATCCAGTATCCCTTCCATCCCTCTGAGCGGAGCCTGGGGTACACTTCTTTGGTGTAATCGCCCCCCTGACAGGAGACGAGGATATCACACGAGGCGAGCACCTTCGTATCATACGCGTCTTTGAGCACGCCTGTCTCAAACCCCAGGTCGGGCCCCTTCTGTCCGGCCTGTGACGTGGAGAAAAACACCGGCTCGAACCGACCGGAAAAGTCGT includes these proteins:
- the asd gene encoding aspartate-semialdehyde dehydrogenase, yielding MARVGFIGWRGMVGSVLMQRMREEHDFSGRFEPVFFSTSQAGQKGPDLGFETGVLKDAYDTKVLASCDILVSCQGGDYTKEVYPRLRSEGWKGYWIDAASTLRMEQDAVIVLDPVNRHVIDEALSRGIKNYIGGNCTVSLMLMAIGGLFREDLVEWLSSMTYQAASGAGARHMRELLAQMKELGDAAHDLLEDPASSILEIDRRVTEVMRSAEFPVREFGVPLAGSLIPWIDRPVEEGQTREEWKGFAETNKILGRQGNPVPVDGICVRIGAMRSHSQALTIKLKKRISLKDAEEIIASSSEWTKLVPNDREVTMKELTPAAVSGTLTVTVGRVRFMKMGPEFLTAFTVGDQLLWGAAEPVRRALLIVLDHLGG